The Euleptes europaea isolate rEulEur1 chromosome 19, rEulEur1.hap1, whole genome shotgun sequence genome includes a window with the following:
- the LOC130491693 gene encoding C-type natriuretic peptide 1-like codes for MNPKFICPGWFLLILLFTHDQGRAKPMTDIQALSKILEEDLEHPLGSEETEQEQDESLLTGALEQQDALPPWARNPREGAFQRLLSDLLGSSRSYQGRSKKGLSRGCFGVKLDRIGALSGLGC; via the exons ATGAACCCCAAATTTATCTGCCCCGGCTGGTTTCTGCTGATTCTACTTTTCACACATGACCAAGGAAGAGCCAAGCCAATGACCGACATACAG gcCTTGTCTAAAATATTAGAAGAAGACCTAGAGCACCCGCTGGGGTCTGAGGAAACAGAGCAGGAGCAGGATGAGTCCCTCCTCACTGGGGCCTTGGAGCAACAAGACGCTCTGCCCCCCTGGGCCAGGAACCCCAGAGAGGGGGCCTTCCAGAGGCTCCTCAGCGATCTTCTGGGCTCCTCCCGGAGCTATCAGGGCAGAAGCAAAAAGGGTCTCTCCAGGGGCTGCTTCGGTGTCAAGCTGGACCGGATCGGAGCCCTGAGCGGGCTGGGATGCTGA
- the LOC130491694 gene encoding natriuretic peptides B-like, protein MSCGVTLGLFWSPLLLLCLQAMLGWAHPVTWSPSSQELESLQDLLERLKEKFPQGERDSLELAAFDYGAGPEDDGADLDLMDSEPLPPSLLNSQGPLQQAEVEDQWRRFLASPKRRRHFSGCFGTRLERIGSRTGLGCNFFKARRSF, encoded by the exons ATGAGCTGTGGCGTCACCCTGGGGCTCTTCTGGTCCCCTCTGCTCTTGCTGTGCCTGCAAGCCATGCTGGGCTGGGCTCATCCGGTGACCTGGAGTCCCTCCAGCCAAGAGCTGGAATCCTTGCAG GACCTCCTGGAGCGGCTGAAGGAGAAGTTTCCACAAGGAGAAAGGGACTCTCTGGAACTGGCAGCCTTCGACTATGGGGCAGGCCCCGAAGACGATGGTGCTGACTTGGACCTCATGGATTcggagcccctcccccccagcctgcTCAATTCCCAGGGCCCCCTTCAGCAGGCCGAGGTGGAAGACCAGTGGAGAAGATTCCTGGCCTCTCCAAAGCGCAGGCGGCATTTCTCCGGATGCTTCGGGACCAGGCTGGAGCGGATCGGATCCCGGACGGGACTCGGGTGCAACTTCTTCAAAGCCCGTAGgtctttttga